From Acidimicrobiales bacterium, one genomic window encodes:
- a CDS encoding acylphosphatase, producing the protein MSGRVQGVWFRQSCAEVAKHLGVTGWVRNRPDGRVEAVFEGDETVVEEIVTWCYQGPPRAVVSEVEVVSEDPEGSVGFSVI; encoded by the coding sequence GTGAGCGGCCGAGTGCAGGGGGTGTGGTTCCGGCAGTCTTGCGCGGAGGTTGCCAAACATCTCGGTGTAACCGGTTGGGTGCGCAACCGCCCTGACGGGCGAGTCGAAGCAGTGTTCGAAGGGGACGAGACCGTCGTGGAGGAGATCGTCACCTGGTGCTACCAGGGCCCTCCCCGCGCGGTCGTCAGCGAGGTCGAGGTGGTATCCGAGGATCCCGAGGGATCGGTCGGGTTCTCAGTCATTTAG